A region of the Sinorhizobium arboris LMG 14919 genome:
ATCGGGAACGGGTGCTTCCGGTTGTGCGTCATCGTGCCAGACGACCAGAAGGGGCCGTCTCGACCCATCGACCGGAAGCGCATTCGAGGGCCTTGGCATCGTGACCTGTGCCTCGCCGAACTGCGTTCGGAGATTTCCCGCAATCTGTTTGTCATTGGCGAGGATAAGCGCCGGTTGACCGCCTTCCGCCTGAACCACCGCTTCGGCGAAGGCGGCGTAGGGTATATTCAGCCTCGAATAGTCGCCGAACCAGGGCCGCACGACGGCGCGCGCCGATACGATGACGAGTGCGCCTACGGCGATGACGGAGACCAGCAGGAAGAAACGCCTGAGACTGTCGGCGAAGTGGATATTCGCCGCTTCGATCTTCAGGCATAGATAGAGCGGGATGAGAACGAGGAAGAGGACCAGCCATTTTTCGCGCACATGGGTTGCGGCGACGCTGAGTACGACGATGAGGACCGCAATCAGGCAAAGGCCGAGCATCCGCCCTACGATCCTGCTCCACTGGCTTTCCGCCTGCCAGATTGCACGGAGTTTGCCGCCAAAGACGAGGCCGAAGACCAGCAGCGGCACCAGGCTGCCGCTGACGATGGCGGAGCCGAGCGAATAGACGCCGTAAAAGGCCTGAAGCAGACGCCCCTCCGCCTCCCGCTCCCTCATCTCGTTCAAGGTTCCGCCCGATGCGAAACCGAGATTCTGCAGCATCCAGTAGGCGTGGGGCAGAACGATGAGCGCTGCCACCGCAATCGCCGGCAGAATGCGCCAGTCGAAGATCCGCGCCCGCAGCTCTCGTTCGGGCAGGACGGCGATGATCGCCGCGAGCGGGACGACAGCGAAGTTGTACTTTGCCATCAGGCCGAGCCCCACCGCAACGCCGGTGAGGATATAGGAGAAGAGGCTGGGCCTCTTGAGCGTCCGCAGGAAACCGTAAAGAAACAGCGAGACGGTGAAGAGTGCTGCAACCGTGTGCGAGAGATCGCGCTGCGCCAGCAGAAAAACCGGCGGCAGCGTAAGAACGCCGAGCATTGCGACGGCTGCCAGGCGCCGGTCTGGCAGCACGAGCCGCGCCGCAAGGCCGTAGAACAGGCAAAAGAGAAACAGGAGCCCGTTCTTTAGAATGGTCATCGTTGCAAGCGACGTCCCGATCAGCTTTGCCAGGCCATATTGCAGCCAGTTGTAGAAGGGTGGCTGCGGCCCATATCCGAGTTCGAGAAATTGCGAAAGGAAGGCCTGCTCCGCCTCGTCGATCTCCAGCGAACTCGAGACGGATATCCGCAGGACGATGCACAGCAGGAAATAGCCGGCAACCGCCAGGGCGACCGCTCCCGGCCGCCGATTGTCCGCTTCAAGCATCCGGCTGCTCCCGCTCGAAAGTCTGCCGGACGATGTAGCTCGTCGTTTCGTCGTCGCGGAAATAGGCGCGCGCCATCATCTCCGAGAGAATGCCTGTCGTGATCAGCTGGATCGAGGAGAGGAAGAGCATCACGCCGACGATCAGCATCGGACGGGTGCCGATGTCGTTGCCGAAGATGAACTTGTCTATCGCAAGATAGAACAGGATCAGCGCGCTGAGACAGCCGGCGGCAAGGCCGATGGAGCCGAAAAAGTGACCCGGCCGCGCCTTGTAGCGCATGAAGAACAAGACCGCGAGCAGATCGAGAATAACCCGGAACGTGCGCGAGATCCCGTATTTCGAGGTGCCGAAATGGCGCGCGTGATGGGTCACCGGCATCTCTCCGATCCGGCTGCTCGGCACGACACCCGCCACCCAGGCGGGGATGAAGCGATGCATTTCCCCCATCAGCTTCACCTGCCTGATGATGGAACCCCGGTAGATCTTCAGGCTGCAGCCATAGTCGTGCAATCTCACGCCGGTGATCTTGCCGATCAGAAAATTGGCGCACCAGGAGGGAATCTTTCGCAGGATCAGTGCGTCGCGCCGGTTTTTCCGCCAGCCGACAAGGAGATCGAGCCCGCGCTCTTCTATCGCCGCGACC
Encoded here:
- a CDS encoding glycosyltransferase family 2 protein, with translation MNRIEEPVKPTTEVLEGVELSIVVPVFNEEESVGPLVTRIRTAMAGFLKSWELILVDDGSTDRTLPNARKELSHPDLQLKIIELQKNFGQTAAMQAGIDAASGRLIATLDGDLQNDPADIPNMVAAIEERGLDLLVGWRKNRRDALILRKIPSWCANFLIGKITGVRLHDYGCSLKIYRGSIIRQVKLMGEMHRFIPAWVAGVVPSSRIGEMPVTHHARHFGTSKYGISRTFRVILDLLAVLFFMRYKARPGHFFGSIGLAAGCLSALILFYLAIDKFIFGNDIGTRPMLIVGVMLFLSSIQLITTGILSEMMARAYFRDDETTSYIVRQTFEREQPDA
- a CDS encoding ArnT family glycosyltransferase, with the protein product MLEADNRRPGAVALAVAGYFLLCIVLRISVSSSLEIDEAEQAFLSQFLELGYGPQPPFYNWLQYGLAKLIGTSLATMTILKNGLLFLFCLFYGLAARLVLPDRRLAAVAMLGVLTLPPVFLLAQRDLSHTVAALFTVSLFLYGFLRTLKRPSLFSYILTGVAVGLGLMAKYNFAVVPLAAIIAVLPERELRARIFDWRILPAIAVAALIVLPHAYWMLQNLGFASGGTLNEMREREAEGRLLQAFYGVYSLGSAIVSGSLVPLLVFGLVFGGKLRAIWQAESQWSRIVGRMLGLCLIAVLIVVLSVAATHVREKWLVLFLVLIPLYLCLKIEAANIHFADSLRRFFLLVSVIAVGALVIVSARAVVRPWFGDYSRLNIPYAAFAEAVVQAEGGQPALILANDKQIAGNLRTQFGEAQVTMPRPSNALPVDGSRRPLLVVWHDDAQPEAPVPDLLRDALSALGIPEAAVAPRHLALPYLYGNGPDRYSFSYIWIAE